Below is a window of Podarcis muralis chromosome 5, rPodMur119.hap1.1, whole genome shotgun sequence DNA.
aatggagagaaaagtTCAGCTGTAAAGCAAGGATCAAAGGTTGGCAGTGAGGCAAAATCCCCAACAGATAGCAAAGGAACCTCTGAGGGGAAAACCTCAATGTCAGGGCAAGAGAAAGGGACAACAGAGGCTCCTGAGAGCAGCCCCTCTAAACTGGCAGACGGCTCTTCCAGCCAGGGCACGGAAGAGGAAGCCACCAGCATCTTTGATGAGCCCTTGGAGAAAGTGAAGAATAACGACCCAGAGATGATAGAGATCAATGTCAATAACTCCGATTGCATCAACAACGAGATCCTGGTGCGTTTTGCCGAGGCCTTGGAATTCAACACCGTCGCCAAGGTCTTTGCCCTGGCCAACACACGGGCAGATGACCATGTTGCTTTTGCCATTGCCATCATGCTGAAGGCCAACAAGACGCTAACCAGCATCAACCTGGATTCCAATCACATCACGGGCAAAGGGATCCTGGCCATCTTCCGTGCTCTGCTGCAGAACAACACTCTGACCGAGCTCCGCTTTCACAACCAGAGGCATATCTGCGGAGGGAAGACGGAGATGGAGATAGCCACACTGCTGAAGGAGAACACCACCCTTTTGAAGCTGGGCTACCACTTTGAGCTGGCAGGACCCCGGATGACCGTGACCAACCTGCTGAGCCGCAACATGGACAAGCAGCGGCAGAAGCGCCTGCAGGAGCAGAAGCAGGCTCAGGGAAAAGGGGAGAAGAAGGACTTGCTGGAGGTGCCAAAGGCAGGAGGCCTGCCAGCTGCTTCTTCACCTAAGGCCTCACCAAAGCCATCCCACAAAACGTCCCCTAAAGTTTCCCCTAAGAAAGCTGGAGCCCCAGAAGCACCACCTCCACCTCCTCTGGCTCCTCCTCTGGCTCCTCCTCTGGCTCCTCTCCTGGCTCCTCCCCTGATCAATGAAAACTTACGGTTGTCACTCTCTCCGGCATCTCAGAGGAAGATGGTAGAAAAAGCTCTCCCTCCGCAAGAGAAGAACTCCAGAGACCAGCTTCTGGCAGCCATTCGTTCCACCAATGTCAAACAGCTGAAGAAGGCAAGCAAAGGGCAAATGTGGGAAGCATCCTGGGGTGAAGTCCTTGCTGGGTTCATGGAAGCTACACTCTTAATAATGCTATCTAGGATTAGTGCTACATACACACACTCCCCCTAGCCCACCCCAATCTCCTGTGTCTGATAAAAGGCATGTTTTCCATCACTTGCATTCTAAAAAAGTACAGAGTGTTGCTGAGAACTGCCCAAGGAGTACGAAGCCCAGAATGGCTCATTGCTGTTAAATAgcatgtgcatttatttattaatagtaTTTGTAGGccacaaagcagctcacaactTATTATATtattctggaagctgcccagagtggctggcaaaacctagccagatgggcagggtatcaataataattattattaaagataaAGCCATTAAAAACTCAAAAACAATTGAACAAGTCAGAGTTAACAGTGTTGTGCTATGTAAAAATGCTTCTCACAGAGATGAATAAACACCTTAAAGCTAAGACAGCttaaaaggcctgggaaaatTAAAAGGTAccaaaatggcaacaaaataaaaggaaatgagCCTCTCTGGGGTCCTTGCAAGGATGATAGCTGGATTATCAGGTTCACACTGGGAGCTGATTTCATTGAATAatttaaaggaaggaagaaggaaagaggtGAGAACTGGAAACAAACATGATCCCCTTTTGATACATGAAACGTTTCTTGCATTGATGTAAAATCCACAAAATATGTACACACATATGACAGTTTTGTGACATCTATGCATCTGCTCAGCTTTCCAGTATGTGAACTCAGGGCTAAATAGATACTTTCATACTTCACCATTGATGCACTACACACTTCCTACATTGCTTCCTAGTTCAGACGACACGCCAAACCATGCTAAAGGAAGCTTAATTATAGCTTGCCATGTTTGAACACCATTGTTTGCAATTGACAAAAGAAACAGAATGATAAATTTCTGAATTGACAAACTATACTTTGTGCAAACAAGGGTTGAATTGACAAGCTATAGTTACCGTGGTAGTTCTGTCTTCAGAGACTGCTGTGCAGTTGAGATAAGAGTGACATTGTGGATCTTAGGTGCTTAGAGAATGGAAAATGAAAGCAGACAAATActtcttaaccatggtttgctgtaCATTTGGAAGCTCAGACCATGGTTTGGGATGTTCAAATCAGATCTGGTATGATGCCTGAACTGAGTCATTGTACAAAATATGTAAACTAAAATATGAGGAACCACATGTATCTACTTTGCCAGTCTTATGCATGTTGTGATGCTAATTCACCAATAGGCTTCTTAAAACATTTCCAGgacatatttaatttttaaaaccctACCTGATCATGAACCTGGGTTCCCAAATGACCACCTGCACTCACATGGACTTCCTGGTTATTAAGATAATCCCTGAAAATAAGAGGTGCCCCCCCACGGTGCCCCACCAAACAGGGATCCGAACTATCAGGTGGTGGCTCCCTTTGTTTTGAATGCTTTCCTGGTGAATATTACCTTGAACCAAGTTTCATGTTCTTTGTATGGGAAAATCAATTATTTACCTAGGCCTTGTGGAGGTTTTATTATAACATTCTAAAACAGTTTAAGAATGTTTTAGACCATCATGCCCTGTTAACACTATGTTTTTTCTGCTATGATGCTATATATACTTTCAAAAAATACTGCATTGGTTTAGTTATGCTCTGGGAGTTTTAACTGAAGAGCAGCTTATAATACCTCTGACCACTAACCAAccaaatcaatattattattattattattattattattattattattattattattattattaaatttattatttctaccctgcccatctgcctgggtttccccagccactctgggtggcttccaacagaaggttaaaaatacattaaaacatcaatcattaaaaactttcctaaacaggactgcattcagatgtcttctaaatgtcatatagttattgatttctttgacatcttatgggagggcattccacagggcaggtaccactaccgagaaggccctctgcctggttccctgtaacctggcttctcacagtgagggaaccgccagaagtccctcagcgctggacctcagtgtccaggctgaacgatgggggtggagatgctccttcacatatactggaccgaggctgtttagggctttaaaggtgagcaccaacactttcagttgtgctcagaaacatactgggagcatATCCATGGCATAGACCTCAGAGACTGTGTTCTTAAATATATGTTGTAAATGCTTGTAGATCCATGCAGGAAAAAACAcagacagaaaaataaaatgaatggccCTTCATATGTGAAGCAAGATTCACATAGATGCAATTAACAGGCACATTTTTGTAATGGAAACAGCAGATGTGGTGCGCATGGGGAGCAGTACTAGGATTGCAGGTCTGGATGAAAATTGCTCCCCCATCCtgcaagctgctatttgcatcacCGATAGCTTCCTTTGGTTTTAGATCTTGCATTAACAAGCACACCTTTTATCTTGGCAGGTGGAGGTTCCCAAGATACTGCAATAGGGAGCAGAATCCAGATTTCCCTGGAAGGATGAGATTGCCAAGGCTGAATCACTATGTTTGTCTCTCAGGTGACTGTTTACATGAGAAGGACTCAGCAggagcaggaagctgccttgctccAGTCCCAAATGAGCAGTGTTCTCTACGGGGTTGAACTGAATTGGATAAAAGGATTGAATGAGCTGCCAAGGAGACGTTGTGTCAGGAAGaagcaatatttatttttagagCTTTTCAACCACGAAACTTTTTTTTCCCCCGTGAGAGGAGAGGTCTGCAGACGCTCAGAGTGTTATGTAGCTGGGTTAATtgtccaatccccccccccctcttttcggagttttgaaagaaaagtgggaagtATTGAAGAAGCCTATATTTGCAGCATCCCTGCTTATCTTAAGACAGCATGGCAATCACTTGCCACTAGAAATATATACAAGAGTTAAGCCACACTGGAGTAGCAgcacagaagaagaaaactgcCAGGCTCATCTTCAGCACAAAATGACTccaaaattgtgtgtgtttgcgcatgcacacacacaaagcagcagCATGTTCTTGCCATTTGCTGCTAAATCTAACTGGTA
It encodes the following:
- the LMOD1 gene encoding leiomodin-1, which encodes MSRVARFRSQVSEDPDIDNLLSTLSAEEMEELEKELDASDTDANIPVGLRQRDQTDKQPSGKYNREAMLNYCEKESKKILQREQSMDEEKAAERKKDVKIVEEKRKETHGRDLKRNQSSDLGKEGKKEENVQKANQKGKDELDTTKNTGPVNEEKKEAKKLPKDKYKAISVDNNEIKGRWEEKGLAAKIKAVEEKRKEEKATELKRGTEKDKKTGEKKEPEKAGAKVSALKSGLDRKAEDKKEPEKTGEKGSALKSGLDRKGDDKKESEKTGEKGSTLKSGLDRRREDKKESERNGEKSSAVKQGSKVGSEAKSPTDSKGTSEGKTSMSGQEKGTTEAPESSPSKLADGSSSQGTEEEATSIFDEPLEKVKNNDPEMIEINVNNSDCINNEILVRFAEALEFNTVAKVFALANTRADDHVAFAIAIMLKANKTLTSINLDSNHITGKGILAIFRALLQNNTLTELRFHNQRHICGGKTEMEIATLLKENTTLLKLGYHFELAGPRMTVTNLLSRNMDKQRQKRLQEQKQAQGKGEKKDLLEVPKAGGLPAASSPKASPKPSHKTSPKVSPKKAGAPEAPPPPPLAPPLAPPLAPLLAPPLINENLRLSLSPASQRKMVEKALPPQEKNSRDQLLAAIRSTNVKQLKKVEVPKILQ